The following are from one region of the Anguilla rostrata isolate EN2019 chromosome 7, ASM1855537v3, whole genome shotgun sequence genome:
- the LOC135259325 gene encoding evC complex member EVC, which translates to MPDVDSISECSGEVVIEISESLQLFPGLLAVAIVFGVFFGIFAAALLYVFFLKPVLLNRKFQGYDTRKLFEADDLDQEDNKSDSVSVGKKAGQSTALNERERKQLPMNSDVAAFALKAKVVYPINQRYRPLADGASNPSLHENSRLAMLPNPESSSSSSLDSLSQENDEDSSQFVTSSPIPNTFQNERFIRVSHFPETFTCAGFEGRISLYCLGLQNFQHLCSNLQEEKHVFFLQILRILFDECFRKEKIDSAFYSKVLLIQERELQDLKKELSVKLFNSERKEDPNSIYCTLEEIERAGKDRLEHGLQMVMGFSRQVERLCLHLRSRPGALSGEVVRETTRSLIHSLLQVETQLAELQISDTRNTQEKFLWWEELRAWLQSRPALLRQEAVCRLRLVAKALEQLTSDGQLSFSHMERMLSELQSALKEELQHCGEECMKQTKELVSEMYRKADVKKKKLMKSQAKERGRALDNAQHLRDPPEFVKVYYEVLEKQKKQSSDLEEQQEWSVTEAVCELWKRVHSSWSEKLADRVKDLFLTALPAQTQLTADGCDRLRREADRDLSAQLQREETAAKQNLQALQEQLDLDRQVWLEEEALVTASLRHMCDQQLKILRGMSVKQKDLQESVDSLMEEKHRLLLAAVQRLFMARHFTLRALKEMRLSRLKMPSLSDSKVVELEDCSKTQHTPSLSPRAIHKDCPASEAERRLGPEAHLIGQGFHQEFLSELDTGAELLQEHAQLLMGHTLAHSIHRQGDMQPSTQPHPQDSRKLPLVEAASESVYVTRGSVSALIQDYYTQIQGITKAQQQDPQLNLESTGGECDRAGGRSLLYRALQKELANWERKPTSREFHQRVEMQKRKILAQYDVDLEAAYETLRKRKSDLHRAQENLKLQLQEAEEAFMVRLATLARVPLASRESEHADSQTAEEAQDECKRNTGVSKESDCVPQSPGNPRHEQGYFLEETGKRKKRKEMRD; encoded by the exons ATGCCAGATGTGGACAGTATTTCAGAATGCTCCGGTGAGGTAGTGATCGAAATTTCCGAATCCTTACAACTTTTTCCAGGATTGCTGGCGGTAGCCATTGTGTTCGGAGTGTTTTTCGGAATTTTCGCTGCAGCGCTGCTGTACGTGTTTTTCTTGAAGCCTGTACTTTTGAATCGAAAG TTTCAGGGCTATGACACCAGAAAGCTGTTTGAGGCGGATGACTTGGACCAAGAGGACAATAAAAGTGATTCTGTGAGCGTTGGAAAGAAGGCAGGCCAGAGCACAGCACTGAATGAAAGG gaaagaaaacagctgCCAATGAACAGTGATGTTGCTGCGTTTGCATTGAAGGCCAAGGTTGTTTACCCAATCAACCAGCGATACAGA CCTCTGGCAGATGGAGCCTCCAATCCCTCTCTCCATGAGAACTCCAGGCTGGCCATGCTCCCCAACCCGGagtcatcctcctcctccagcctggACTCGCTCAGCCAGGAAAATGACGAGGACAGCAGCCAGTTTGTCACCTCGTCCCCGATCCCCAACACCTTCCAGAACGAGAGGTTCATCAGAGTCAGCCATTTCCCTGAGACGTTTACTTGTGCAGG GTTCGAGGGCCGGATCAGTCTCTACTGTTTGGGTCTCCAAAACTTCCAGCACCTGTGTTCCAACCTGCAGGAAGAGAAGCATGTG TTCTTTCTCCAGATTCTCAGAATTCTTTTCGATGAGTGTTTTCGCAAGGAGAAAATTGACTCCGCTTTCTACAGTAAAGTTCTTCTGATACAAGAAAGG GAGCTGCAGGACTTGAAGAAAGAGCTATCAGTGAAGCTGTTTAACTCTGAGAGAAAGGAGGACCCAAATTCAATCTACTGCACTCTGGAAGAGATTGAAAGAGCTGGGAAGGATAGACTTGAGCACGGACTTCAAATG GTGATGGGGTTCAGCAGGCAGGTGGAGAGGCTTTGCCTCCACCTGCGCAGCAGACCCGGCGCGCTCTCGGGGGAGGTGGTGCGGGAAACGACCCGTAGCCTCATCCACAGCCTCCTGCAGGTGGAGACTCAGCTggctgagctccagatctctgaTACCAGg AACACTCAGGAGAAGTTCCTGTGGTGGGAGGAGCTGAGGGCGTGGCTCCAGTCCCGGCCCGCCCTGCTCAGGCAGGAGGCCGTGTGCAGGCTGAGGCTCGTGGCCAAGGCCCTGGAGCAGCTGACCAGCGACGGCCAGCTCAGCTTCAGCCACATGGAGAGGATGCTGTCTGAGCTCCAGAGCGCGCTGAAAGAGGAGCTGCAGCACTGCGGCgagg AATGCATGAAGCAGACAAAGGAGCTGGTTAGCGAGATGTACAGGAAGGCCgatgtgaagaagaagaagctaaTGAAGAGCCAGGCTAAAGAGAGAGGCCGCGCTCTGGACAATGCGCAGCATCTTAGGGACCCTCCGGAGTTTGTGAAG gtgTACTATGAGGTTCTGGAGAAACAGAAGAAGCAGAGCAGTGAtctggaggagcagcaggaatGGAGTGTGacggaggctgtgtgtgagctgtggaAG AGGGTCCACTCCTCCTGGTCGGAGAAGCTGGCGGACCGGGTCAAGGACCTGTTCCTGACCGCGCTGCCCGCGCAGACGCAGCTGACCGCGGACGGGTGCGACCGGCTGAGGCGGGAGGCCGACCGCGACCTGAGCGctcagctgcagagagaggagaccGCGGCCAAACAGAACCTGCAGGCgctgcaggagcagctggacctggacagacag GTATGGCTGGAAGAGGAAGCACTGGTCACAGCCAGTCTGAGGCATATGTGTGATCAACAGCTGAAAATCCTCAGGGGGATGTCAGTGAAGCAGAAAGACTTGCAGGAAAG TGTGGATAGCCTAATGGAGGAGAAACATCGCCTCCTCCTGGCAGCAGTGCAGAGGCTGTTTATGGCTCGTCATTTCACCCTGAGGGCCCTGAAGGAGATGAGGCtttccaggctgaagatgcccTCCCTCAGCGACTCAaaggtggtggagctggaggactgcagcaAGACCCAGCACACTCCTAGCCTGAGTCCCAGAGCTATTCATAAG GACTGTCCTGCCAGTGAGGCTGAAAGGCGCCTGGGGCCAGAGGCTCATCTCATTGGTCAGGGCTTTCACCAGGAGTTCCTCTCAGAGCTGGACACTGGCGCGGAGCTTCTGCAGGAACACGCCCAGCTTCTGATGGGCCACACCCTCGCCCACAGTATTCATCGGCAGGGCGACATGCAGCCTTCCACTCAGCCCCACCCACAGGACAGCAGGAAG ctccccctggtggaggCGGCCTCAGAAAGCGTGTATGTCACGCGAGGGTCCGTCAGTGCCCTCATCCAGGACTACTACACCCAGATCCAGGGCATCACCAAGGCCCAGCAGCAGGACCCTCAGCTCAACCTGGAGAGCACCGGAG GAGAGTGCGACAGGgcgggtgggcggagcctgctgTACAGAGCCCTGCAGAAGGAACTGGCCAATTGGGAGAGGAAGCCCACATCCAGAGAGTTTCACCAGAG GGTTGAAATGCAGAAGAGGAAGATCCTGGCCCAGTACGATGTCGATCTCGAGGCAGCATATGAAacactgaggaagaggaagtctGACCTTCACCGCGCGCAAGAGAATCTTAAACTACAGCTTCAG GAAGCAGAGGAAGCCTTCATGGTTCGACTGGCAACTCTGGCCAGAGTGCCCCTGGCCAGCAGGGAGTCCGAACACGCGGACAGTCAGACAG